Sequence from the Bacillus thuringiensis genome:
GTTCAAACAGTGATGGCATTAAGAATAAATCACTTCCCGCATATACTTGATGAGCTAACTCTTCATTAAAGCCAATATACACTTTTACCTTCTCAGGATACTCATATGCCATCCACTCAAAGAATTGTTCATATTCCGAATCACCTGATCCTAAAATAATACATTGTACATCTTCTTCCATTATTTCTCGGAATACAGTACGTACTAAATCAAGACCTTTTTGCTTCGTTAATCTCGTTACCATTGAAATAATTGGTGTATCTTCTTTTTCTGGCAAACCAAAATAACGCTGCAACGCGCGTTTATTTTCATTCTTTTCATATAATGAATCTGCATCGTACTGAGCAGGAATATACGAATCCGTTTCTGGATTATATACGCTCGTATCAATTCCATTTACAATGCCGCTTAGCTTATCATTATATTTTCGCAGTAATCCATCTAACTTCTCACCGAAAAATTCATATTGAATTTCTTCTTTATATGTCGGGCTAACCGCTGTAATTTGATCAGAAGCGATAATACCGCCCTTCATAAAGTTCACATTTCCATAAAACTCTAACTGTTCACTATGAAAATATTCATCACCAAGTTCTAACAAGTCGTACATCACTTCAGGAGGAAATACACCTTGGAACTGCAAGTTATGAATCGTATACACCGTTTTAATATGCTCATATAATGGATTATCTTGATACTTTTCACGCAGTAAGAAATTCACCATAGCTGTATGCCAATCGTGGCTATGAAGCACATCCACTTCAAAATCAAGATGCGGAATACACTCTAAAACTGCTTTTGAAAAATAAGAAAAACGCTCTCCATCATCATAATGACCATATAGAGAATCCCTCTTAAAATAATATTCATTATCTATTAAGTAATACGTAATCCCGTCTTGCTCACCTTTTAAAATTCCGCAATATTGATTTCTCCAGCCAAGCGGGACGTTAATTACTTTATGTAACGTACATCCATCCCTTAATTTTTGCGGAATAAGACTATAATTCGGGAGTATAATGCGAACTTCTACACCTAATTTTTTTAGCTCTTTTGGGAGCGCACCTGCTACATCAGCTAATCCTCCCGATTTAACAAATGGTACACATTCTGATACTGCAAATAAAATATTCACTTGTTGTCCCACTGCACGAAAAGCTTATACTACTTCTCTTGCAGCTTCCTCCCTTCGAGTTTTCATTTGAATTAAAACTTTAATCAGTGGAGGAAAAACCCCCACTGATTTCTTAAGAATAACTATTAATCGTACTGTTTTGAACGCTTCCTTTTTCTACAACGTATGGCTCATCGGCGTTTCCTTTTAAGACAACACCGTCACCAATTTTCACATCTTTATCAATAATAACACCGTCTATTATACAGTTATCTCCAATTTGGCTCTTTTGCATAATAATGCTATTACGAACAATTGAACCTTTCCCAATTTTAACAGAACGGGAGACAACACTATTTTCTACTTCACCTTCAATAA
This genomic interval carries:
- the glgA gene encoding glycogen synthase GlgA; protein product: MNILFAVSECVPFVKSGGLADVAGALPKELKKLGVEVRIILPNYSLIPQKLRDGCTLHKVINVPLGWRNQYCGILKGEQDGITYYLIDNEYYFKRDSLYGHYDDGERFSYFSKAVLECIPHLDFEVDVLHSHDWHTAMVNFLLREKYQDNPLYEHIKTVYTIHNLQFQGVFPPEVMYDLLELGDEYFHSEQLEFYGNVNFMKGGIIASDQITAVSPTYKEEIQYEFFGEKLDGLLRKYNDKLSGIVNGIDTSVYNPETDSYIPAQYDADSLYEKNENKRALQRYFGLPEKEDTPIISMVTRLTKQKGLDLVRTVFREIMEEDVQCIILGSGDSEYEQFFEWMAYEYPEKVKVYIGFNEELAHQVYAGSDLFLMPSLFEPCGLGQLIALAYGTIPIVRETGGLNDTVQSYDEETGEGNGFSFTNFNAHDMLHTVRRAIEFYHDKPVWEQLVKQAMTEDYSWEKSALAYKKLYKSLME